The sequence below is a genomic window from Tenacibaculum tangerinum.
TATACAATCCAAATGGAAGCTTTTTGTTGTTTTCATGTAGTAAACGAGCTACTTCAGCAATCATAAATCCGCCCATACGATTGTCTAAAGCACGGCACACAAATTTGTTTCCATTTAAAATATGAAATTCATCAGGATACGTAATAACGCAACCCACGTGTACTCCTAATTTTTCAACCTCATCTTTAGTAGCACATCCTACATCGATAAAAATATTATCAGGTTTTGGTGGCTCTTCTTTGGCTTTACTTCTGGTGTGAATTGCGGGCCAGCCGAAAACTCCTTTTACAATACCATTTTTTGTATGGATATTTACAATTTTACTAGGAGCTATTTGGTGGTCGCTACCTCCGTTACGGATTACATAAATTAAGCCATCATCTGAGATGTAATTAACATACCAAGAAATTTCATCGGCATGCCCTTCGATGACTACTTTGTATGGAGCATTCGGATTAATGACACCCACTGCAGAGCCATAAGTATCGGTGATGAACTCATCTACATAAGGCTTTAGGTAATCCATCCATATTTTTTGCCCTTCCCATTCGTATCCAGTAGGAGCGGCGTTGTTTAAATATTTCTCTAAGAAGCTTAACGATTTTTCATTTAAAATAGACTTGTTATCCATAACTTGTTCATTACTTTTAAATTGTTATTCATTTTTTTCTTTTTCTCTAGGCTTGTCAATACCCCAAAAACGTCTTTTTTTAATAAATTCTTCTTGTTCTTTAAGTTGCTCTGGTGTAAGAACTTTTAAAAATGAAGGGTGTTGTTCGATAGCAAATTCAATTTTTTCAACAATGCTAGCAACATCTTCGTTTTCGTAATCAATTTCTAGAGGCTCTTTAATTACCATAGATTGTAATACGTTACGTTTTTTAATCATCAATCCTTTTTTGTCAAAAGAACGTCTGAATCCGTCAATAACTATAGGAACTACAATAGGTTTAAAGGTTTTAATAATATGAGCTGTACCACGTCGAATAGGCTTAAAAGGGGTGGTTGTACCTTGCGGAAAGGTAATTACCCAA
It includes:
- a CDS encoding M42 family metallopeptidase, with amino-acid sequence MDNKSILNEKSLSFLEKYLNNAAPTGYEWEGQKIWMDYLKPYVDEFITDTYGSAVGVINPNAPYKVVIEGHADEISWYVNYISDDGLIYVIRNGGSDHQIAPSKIVNIHTKNGIVKGVFGWPAIHTRSKAKEEPPKPDNIFIDVGCATKDEVEKLGVHVGCVITYPDEFHILNGNKFVCRALDNRMGGFMIAEVARLLHENNKKLPFGLYITNSVQEEIGLRGAEMITQTIKPNVAIVTDVTHDTTTPMIDKKKEGLLELGKGPVIAYAPAVQQKLRDLIIDAAEANDIPFQRSALSRATGTDTDAFAYSNGGVASALISLPLRYMHTTVEMVHREDVENVIKMIYESLLKIEDGEDFSYFK